AAAAAATGAAGCAGTTGGGCCATTAATCATTGGGAATATGTTGAATAGGAACTTGATTAAAGCACAGTATGTGTTCCCCAGACGAAGCTGCTTCTTTACAGTGACCACAGTGGAAGCTTGGCCTCCCGGGGCCGGCTGTGCTTTTGTGGGGCGCCTCCTTGAGGGCTCGGGGGAGGGCTCTGGCGCCTTGCCAGGCTCTGGAAGGCCGCCGTCTGCGAGGGGGTCTTGACCTGCGCAGCCCCGCTTTTCTCAAACAGGGACACCTCCGACCAACACCCAGACGGTGTCGGGCTCCAGCCCACAATCTTAAGGGGCGGTGGGGGGTAGAGGCAGGAGCGAACTGCCGGCCCAGGAGGCTCCCAGTGCAGTCCGGCTGCGCCCCTGGCCCGCCGGCGATCCCGGTATAGAACCAGCGAGGCGCCACGTGGCTGGAAGACGCGCTGCCTTAAACCCCTTCCTTCGGCTGCAGTGAATGCGGAGGAGGCGCCCAAGGGGCACCGGGGCCTGGCCGCCTTGTTCCCCAAGATCCCCGGAACACAGCGCCCTGCGTACCACTCGGCAGGGTTTTCCCGGTAGGTGATGGGACTCTGGGACGCCAAGATTCCCGAGGCCCCGGCTCCTTTGACACCCCCGCTCCCGCCCTGGAGCCCACCCGAATGGGGAGGGGTACGCTGCAGTGGATTCTGATCCCGATTTGGGATCCCGGTCCCTGAGTCAAATTCTCCGCCTCCCTCTATGCGCCCCACCTCGCCCCGGTACCCCAGCCCAGGAATCCAGCTCGGCCCGTCccgcaggggaaaaaaaaaaaaaaaaaaaaaaaaaaaaaaattggcggCCGAGAGCCGGGTAGCAGCGCCAGCCCCGCGCCTAGCAACCCTAGCGCTCCGGCTAGGagaagtaattaaaaagaaaaagttttccaaGCCCAAGCGGATGGACCGGCCGGGTCCTCCAGGCTCCGCGGCCGCAGCCGCCTCCCATTCCCTCCGCTCCCCGCGGGGTCCTAGTGCCCGGCGTTATATAGCCCTTGGGACCCCAGAGGGCTTCGAGAGGCGGAGCGGGGGAGAGGTATTTCGGCGTGGAATCGGTGGGGTCATCAGGAGATCAGAGATAGAGACACAAAATCACCACGCTCCAGGACGCTGCCCCCCGCCTCTCCATGCCGCTGTATGCGCTGGGCCAGTACGTCCCAAACTgttccctaccccccacccccggccccttCTCCACGCCGCAGCCTAGCAGAGAGACTCCGGCCCCGAAACGGACGATTTCTAGCTTTTAAAGCGAGTCCGCGCCACAGTAACTCAGAGACCAAGAGTGGCCCTCCAccagcccacccccctcctccgcGCAGCGTCTCGGTGCTCCCGGGCTCCCCGACCGTTGGCTGGAAGTGGGTGCCTCGGGGAAGCTAGAGGAGGGGGCCCCGTCACCGACCACGTGCGTGCGGGGCGACAACTCGGCCCAGGGTGGGGCATCATGCGAGCGTCCGGGTTCGGCTGGCGGGGCAGGGGGTTAGTGGGCGTTGAGCCGGGGCCTCTCCTGGCCGGCGCTGCGCTCTGGCCCCACTCACCGCCCCCTCCGGAAGGCAGGCGCTAAGACCCAGGAGACGCCGCTCCGCCGTCGGACACTAGAGGGCGAAGACCGCCCTGGTATAAATGCGGGTCCCGAGCGCGCCTGGCCATTAGCGACCGGGAGCTGCGCGGGCGCGAGGGAGTCGGGGCTCCGGGTGGTCGGCAGCAGCATAGGCGCCCCGCGCAGGCTGGAGGCCGCCGAGGCTCGCCATGCCGGGAGGACTGTAGCTCCCCCATGGAGTCGGCCGACTTCTACGAGGCGGAGCCGCGGCCCCCGATGAGCAGCCACCTCCAGAGTCCCCCGCACGCGCCCAGCAGCGCCGCCTTCGGCTTTCCCCGGGGCGCGGGCTCCGtgcagccccccgccccacctgccGCCCCAGAGCCGCTGGGCGGCATCTGCGAACACGAGACGTCCATCGACATCAGCGCCTACATCGACCCGGCCGCCTTCAACGACGAGTTCCTGGCCGACCTGTTCCAGCACAGCCGGCAGCAGGAGAAGGCCAAGGCGGCTGCGGCCCCCGCAGGAGCCGGCGGCGGTGACTTTGACTACACGGGCGCCCCCGGGGGGGCCGGCGGCGCCGCGATGCCGGGAGGGACGCACGGCCCCCCTCCTGGCTACGGCTGCGCCGCGGCCGGCTACCTGGACGGCAGGCTGGAGCCCCTGTACGAGCGCGTCGGGGCGCCGGCGTTGCGGCCGCTGGTGATCAAGCAGGAGCCGCGCGAGGAGGACGAGGCGAAGCAGCTGGCGCTGGCCGGCCTCTTCCCCtaccagccgccgccgccgccgccgccgccgcacccGCACCCACCGCCCGCGCACCTGGCCGCCCCTCACCTGCAGTTCCAGATCGCGCACTGCGGCCAGACCACCATGCACCTGCAGCCCGGCCACCCCACGCCGCCGCCCACGCCCGTGCCCAGCCCTCACCCAGCACCGGCTCTCGGTGCCGCTGGCTTGCCAGGCCCCGGCGGCGCGCTCAAGGG
This genomic interval from Panthera leo isolate Ple1 chromosome E2, P.leo_Ple1_pat1.1, whole genome shotgun sequence contains the following:
- the CEBPA gene encoding CCAAT/enhancer-binding protein alpha; its protein translation is MESADFYEAEPRPPMSSHLQSPPHAPSSAAFGFPRGAGSVQPPAPPAAPEPLGGICEHETSIDISAYIDPAAFNDEFLADLFQHSRQQEKAKAAAAPAGAGGGDFDYTGAPGGAGGAAMPGGTHGPPPGYGCAAAGYLDGRLEPLYERVGAPALRPLVIKQEPREEDEAKQLALAGLFPYQPPPPPPPPHPHPPPAHLAAPHLQFQIAHCGQTTMHLQPGHPTPPPTPVPSPHPAPALGAAGLPGPGGALKGLAAAHPDLRAGGGGGGGAGKVKKSVDKNSNEYRVRRERNNIAVRKSRDKAKQRNVETQQKVLELTSDNDRLRKRVEQLSRELDTLRGIFRQLPESSLVKAMGNCA